A region from the Lysobacter antibioticus genome encodes:
- a CDS encoding DUF3293 domain-containing protein: protein MRELQVVNAAELAVAYAAADYAVALDGDALPLRVGRPAGDLEAYWPATHYMFVTAWNPASEPHSDSANRAADERLVARLDAAGVQRHAAWAEDTAGEWREPGWLLADLDESLAHALARDFGQAGVLAWRRGEPVRLRMLIARPANAERSEYTDWLGD, encoded by the coding sequence ATGCGCGAACTACAAGTCGTCAATGCAGCCGAACTGGCGGTCGCTTATGCCGCCGCGGACTATGCGGTGGCCCTGGACGGAGACGCGCTGCCCTTGCGGGTCGGCCGCCCGGCCGGGGACCTCGAAGCGTACTGGCCGGCGACACACTATATGTTCGTGACTGCCTGGAACCCGGCCTCCGAACCGCATTCCGACAGCGCCAACCGCGCCGCCGACGAGCGACTGGTGGCGCGCCTGGATGCCGCCGGGGTGCAACGCCATGCCGCCTGGGCCGAAGACACCGCCGGCGAATGGCGCGAGCCGGGCTGGCTGCTGGCCGACCTCGACGAAAGCCTCGCCCATGCCCTGGCCCGCGACTTCGGCCAGGCCGGGGTGCTCGCCTGGCGCCGTGGCGAGCCGGTGCGCTTGCGCATGCTGATCGCGCGCCCGGCCAATGCCGAGCGCTCGGAATACACCGACTGGCTCGGC